Proteins found in one Cobetia sp. L2A1 genomic segment:
- a CDS encoding ABC transporter ATP-binding protein, whose amino-acid sequence MSTSDASRLPGPVSARLLSRRRLALLWRPLAARRSAVARAMLILIAATVLDVLGPWLTQRYLDDYLIPGNLAPEALMGLLGIYAITQLGAAAGRYIQQLRFSRLALASVRELREQVFTHLLHLPLAKLDNIAAGELVARVTNDTESLKELYVGVLGTLVGNVVLLIGILSAMALMDGTLAMIAMMLIPLAIGVTWLYQHFSGRAAREVRRLRALQNARIAEAIGGMSVLQASNQTERFNQRYHLLNIAQYRARMRTVRVSGLLLRSAIDLMAMLITLTLVAVFGLRELGGGAELGVLYAFIAWLGRISAPLIEITQRLQVFQSALVAAGRLEEVLDQPRETSQAASGEVEGSSSIASGHYRIDQLEFRHAGADNVTLDGLTLTIDSGEFIGVVGPTGSGKSTLLDLLSGQRPVPGEQLMLDGRPLGDWSSNQRAHAIAVVPQEPFIRARSLRDNLLLGREVDEAHLNGVLKKAHLAPLIAGLPQGLDTLLGERGLSLSTGERQLLALGRALITTPRVLLLDEATASIDSHTEALLQQALHELRGEVTLIVVAHRLATVRDADRLLVLEQGRITQQGTHDELMATPGLYRRLWQEDIPH is encoded by the coding sequence ATGAGCACTTCTGACGCCTCCCGCCTGCCCGGCCCAGTTTCCGCTCGCCTACTCAGTCGCCGTCGGCTGGCGCTGCTGTGGCGGCCACTGGCGGCGCGCCGAAGTGCGGTCGCGCGCGCCATGCTGATACTTATCGCGGCCACCGTACTGGATGTGCTCGGCCCATGGCTGACCCAGCGCTATCTCGACGACTACCTGATTCCCGGCAATCTCGCGCCAGAGGCGCTCATGGGCCTACTGGGGATCTATGCCATCACTCAGCTAGGCGCGGCAGCTGGACGCTATATTCAACAACTACGCTTTTCCCGACTAGCTCTTGCCAGTGTTCGCGAATTACGTGAGCAAGTATTCACTCACCTGCTCCATCTTCCGCTAGCGAAGCTCGATAACATTGCTGCTGGCGAGCTGGTCGCACGCGTCACCAACGATACCGAGTCGCTCAAGGAGCTGTATGTCGGCGTGCTAGGGACACTGGTCGGCAACGTAGTGCTGTTGATCGGGATTCTGTCAGCAATGGCACTGATGGATGGCACACTCGCGATGATCGCCATGATGCTCATCCCGTTAGCCATCGGGGTGACCTGGCTCTATCAGCATTTCTCCGGACGCGCCGCCCGCGAAGTGCGTAGACTTCGTGCGCTGCAGAACGCGCGTATCGCCGAAGCCATTGGCGGCATGAGCGTGCTGCAGGCCAGCAACCAGACAGAGCGCTTCAATCAGCGCTACCACCTGCTCAATATTGCCCAATACCGGGCGCGCATGCGCACGGTACGCGTTTCGGGCCTACTGCTGCGCTCGGCCATCGATCTAATGGCCATGCTGATCACCCTCACACTCGTCGCTGTATTTGGTCTGCGAGAGTTGGGGGGTGGCGCCGAACTCGGTGTGCTCTATGCCTTCATTGCCTGGCTGGGCCGCATCAGTGCGCCCTTGATTGAGATCACCCAGCGCCTGCAAGTCTTCCAGTCAGCACTCGTGGCAGCGGGACGTCTTGAAGAAGTACTCGACCAGCCTCGTGAAACCTCGCAGGCAGCATCAGGAGAAGTAGAAGGCAGCAGCTCGATAGCAAGTGGTCACTATCGCATTGACCAGCTTGAATTCAGGCATGCAGGGGCTGATAACGTGACATTGGATGGCCTTACACTGACGATTGATAGCGGTGAGTTTATCGGTGTGGTCGGCCCTACTGGCAGCGGAAAATCCACCCTCCTCGATCTATTAAGTGGACAGCGCCCGGTACCGGGTGAACAGCTGATGCTGGACGGACGCCCGCTTGGTGATTGGTCCTCGAACCAGCGAGCCCATGCCATTGCCGTCGTGCCTCAAGAGCCATTCATCCGCGCTCGTAGCTTGCGTGACAACCTGCTACTAGGCCGTGAAGTCGATGAGGCCCACCTGAATGGTGTACTGAAGAAAGCACACCTGGCACCGCTGATCGCTGGCCTCCCACAGGGGCTCGACACCCTGCTGGGAGAGCGTGGTTTGAGTCTATCCACGGGTGAGCGCCAGCTACTCGCACTCGGGCGCGCACTGATAACGACCCCACGAGTCCTGCTGCTGGATGAGGCTACCGCCAGTATCGATAGCCATACCGAAGCACTTCTGCAGCAAGCGCTACATGAGTTACGGGGCGAGGTGACCTTGATTGTCGTGGCCCATAGGCTGGCCACTGTGCGCGATGCTGACCGCTTGCTGGTCCTGGAACAAGGACGCATCACTCAGCAAGGGACGCATGACGAACTGATGGCGACGCCAGGCCTTTATCGACGTCTGTGGCAAGAGGATATCCCCCACTGA
- a CDS encoding OmpA family protein yields the protein MKKSVLLALPLAAVVAMAGCSTTNPYTNEKQTSSAAKGAGIGAVVGAIAGATKSGNHRLDKALIGAAAGAAAGGGIGYYMDVQEAKLRDQLQGTGVSVTRVGDQIILNLPSNVTFGSDSSTLSGQIQPVMDGVITVLKEYDETRVNIAGYTDSTGASNYNQNLSELRAQSVGNYLASGGIAFNRLNMRGYGEASPVASNDTTSGRAQNRRVEITLTPLES from the coding sequence ATGAAGAAGTCCGTACTTCTGGCATTACCGTTGGCAGCTGTCGTCGCGATGGCGGGTTGTAGCACGACGAATCCGTACACCAATGAGAAGCAGACCTCCAGTGCTGCCAAGGGTGCCGGTATCGGTGCTGTCGTAGGCGCGATTGCAGGTGCCACCAAGAGTGGCAACCACCGTTTGGACAAGGCATTGATCGGTGCTGCCGCCGGTGCCGCCGCCGGTGGCGGTATCGGGTATTACATGGATGTGCAGGAAGCCAAGCTACGTGATCAACTGCAGGGTACTGGTGTCAGCGTGACGCGTGTTGGTGACCAGATCATCCTTAATCTGCCGTCCAACGTCACCTTCGGGTCTGATTCCAGCACCCTGTCTGGCCAGATTCAGCCGGTCATGGATGGTGTGATCACGGTACTCAAGGAATACGATGAGACCCGCGTCAATATCGCGGGCTATACCGATTCCACCGGCGCCTCCAACTACAACCAGAATCTTTCTGAGCTGCGCGCTCAATCAGTGGGTAACTATCTGGCCAGTGGTGGTATCGCCTTCAATCGCCTGAACATGCGCGGTTATGGCGAAGCCAGCCCAGTGGCGTCCAACGATACGACGTCAGGTCGTGCTCAGAATCGCCGTGTCGAAATCACGTTGACGCCGCTGGAGAGCTAA
- a CDS encoding 23S rRNA (adenine(2030)-N(6))-methyltransferase RlmJ → MLAYQHAYHAGNFADLHKHLLANTLAEQLLRKESPVTFIDTHAGRGWYPLAAPETEQLREYEQGVLPLWQARSQWLSESGEMQQRATDKPVTRWLARLADMQPDAGKHTASDLSVYPGSPWWLSQSLRRGDRLLAYELHPGEIYHFDQAPVQRDSLGKVMRRQQDGLSGLLAAVPVTTPRVAVLIDPSYELKNEYRDVAEVVVETLRKSRHATIMIWYPMLPAGRQHDLLERLKKQSPAPMWRSELLIDTPEGEHGMYGSGMLVINPPWQFDRLFTTAMQEVVEVLKAALPAPQSVAVEHKGLWWLTEEVARARNEPKAMPRERLLSLRKLNQKVKRDTEVEVTQPKPKREKLKRGEGWAKPRVRSDSATPKSKGKRHSATAKPKTSIKAQVKDQVHGHSAPSEKRVIDKPSERSSSRAEPARPRGKGEAGGKDKSGWSDWSSSMPGNDRKESTTRVNMRSTPAIGRDGQVNPSSTTKLPKKYAPKKRPEGTAEVGKPLDAREARALREKAEHNAGRGKPRGPRKP, encoded by the coding sequence TTGCTCGCCTATCAGCACGCCTATCATGCAGGCAACTTTGCCGACCTGCACAAGCATCTACTGGCCAATACGCTAGCAGAACAGCTATTACGTAAAGAATCTCCCGTTACGTTCATTGATACTCACGCAGGTCGTGGCTGGTATCCCTTGGCGGCACCCGAGACAGAACAGCTGCGCGAGTATGAGCAGGGTGTTCTGCCGTTGTGGCAGGCGCGCAGCCAGTGGCTGAGCGAGAGCGGTGAGATGCAGCAGCGAGCGACGGATAAGCCGGTCACTCGCTGGCTGGCCCGCCTGGCCGACATGCAGCCCGATGCCGGGAAGCATACTGCCAGCGACCTGAGTGTCTATCCGGGCTCGCCGTGGTGGTTGAGCCAGTCGCTGCGTCGTGGTGACAGACTGTTGGCGTATGAGCTGCATCCAGGCGAGATCTATCACTTTGATCAAGCGCCGGTGCAGCGTGACAGTCTCGGCAAGGTCATGCGTCGTCAGCAGGACGGCCTTTCTGGTCTGCTGGCAGCGGTACCGGTCACGACCCCGCGTGTGGCCGTGTTGATCGACCCCAGCTATGAGCTCAAGAACGAATATCGTGATGTGGCGGAGGTAGTAGTAGAGACGCTACGCAAGTCACGCCACGCCACCATCATGATCTGGTATCCCATGCTGCCGGCAGGGCGTCAGCATGACCTTCTCGAGCGGCTCAAGAAGCAGTCGCCGGCACCGATGTGGCGTAGTGAGTTGCTTATCGATACGCCGGAAGGTGAGCACGGCATGTACGGCTCCGGCATGCTGGTGATCAATCCGCCGTGGCAGTTTGACCGCCTATTCACCACTGCCATGCAGGAAGTGGTTGAAGTGCTCAAGGCTGCATTGCCGGCACCGCAATCAGTGGCTGTCGAGCACAAAGGCCTCTGGTGGCTGACGGAAGAGGTGGCGCGCGCACGTAATGAGCCCAAGGCCATGCCGCGTGAGCGTCTGCTGTCGCTGCGCAAGCTCAATCAGAAGGTCAAGCGCGATACCGAAGTCGAGGTGACCCAGCCCAAGCCCAAGCGCGAGAAGCTCAAGCGTGGTGAGGGCTGGGCCAAGCCTCGCGTGCGCAGCGATAGTGCGACGCCGAAATCCAAGGGCAAGCGCCACTCGGCCACCGCCAAGCCGAAGACCAGCATCAAGGCGCAGGTCAAGGATCAGGTGCATGGTCACTCTGCACCGAGCGAGAAGCGTGTCATCGATAAGCCTTCGGAGCGCTCGTCCTCGCGGGCAGAGCCTGCTCGTCCGCGTGGCAAGGGGGAGGCGGGTGGCAAGGATAAGTCAGGCTGGAGCGATTGGTCTTCCAGCATGCCGGGCAATGATCGCAAGGAGAGCACGACGCGCGTCAATATGCGCAGCACGCCTGCTATCGGTCGCGATGGCCAGGTGAATCCGAGCAGCACGACGAAACTACCGAAAAAATACGCACCCAAGAAGCGTCCTGAAGGGACTGCCGAAGTCGGTAAGCCACTGGATGCACGCGAAGCACGCGCTCTGCGCGAGAAAGCCGAGCATAATGCTGGCCGCGGCAAGCCGCGTGGTCCACGCAAGCCTTGA